In Astatotilapia calliptera chromosome 23, fAstCal1.2, whole genome shotgun sequence, a genomic segment contains:
- the chst14 gene encoding carbohydrate sulfotransferase 14, which yields MLPRRQEYGMKRSGGARSGSVINFRSAMKLSSGRRSSAVLPSLLTFLVIVASGGLLLMIEKGMLNGMETPSPRSNGRRLDFHRGQAGGRSPDAADLESQILQEIRNRTIKTMCSHKNMPHSVWSLSLLQRKTLLQHVLVNDEHRFLYCYVPKVACSNWKRVLKVLSGALENVDVNIKMDHRSDLVFLSSLKPEEIRYRLKHYFKFMFVREPMERLLSAYRNKFGEIESYQKKYGVEIIKRYRKGRTKDAAITGDDVTFAEFVRYLLDEDVERMNEHWMPIYNLCQPCAVSYDFIGSYEHLESDAEFVLQHVGAPPHVHFPERQTWYKPVTTETIHYYLCSLPQKLLRELLPKYILDFSLFTYPLPNTTAAHCRH from the exons ATGCTCCCTCGGAGGCAGGAGTACGGCATGAAGAGGAGCGGAGGAGCGCGGAGCGGTTCGGTTATAAACTTCAGGTCAGCGATGAAGTTGAGCTCTGGCCGCCGCAGCTCCGCCGTGCTGCCGTCGCTGTTAACCTTCTTGGTCATCGTAGCATCCGGAGGCCTGCTGCTCATGATAGAGAAGGGAATGCTAAACGGCATGGAGACGCCTTCACCCCGCAGTAACGGCAGGCGACTAGACTTCCACCGGGGGCAGGCGGGGGGACGCAGCCCAGACGCGGCGGACCTGGAGTCCCAG ATCCTCCAGGAGATCCGTAACcggaccatcaaaaccatgtgCAGTCACAAGAACATGCCCCACAGTGTGTGGTCACTGAGCCTCCTACAGAGGAAGACGCTGCTGCAGCATGTCCTCGTGAACGACGAGCACCGCTTCCTCTACTGCTACGTCCCCAAAGTGGCCTGCTCCAACTGGAAGAGGGTTCTGAAGGTCCTGAGCGGAGCCCTGGAAAACGTGGACGTCAACATCAAGATGGACCACCGCAGCGACCTGGTCTTCTTGTCCTCTCTGAAGCCCGAAGAGATCCGCTACCGCCTCAAGCATTACTTCAAGTTCATGTTTGTGCGAGAGCCCATGGAGCGCCTGCTTTCCGCATACAGGAACAAGTTTGGCGAGATAGAGTCCTACCAGAAAAAGTACGGCGTGGAGATCATAAAGCGTTACAGAAAAGGCCGCACTAAGGATGCAGCTATAACAGGAGACGACGTGACTTTTGCAGAGTTTGTTCGTTACTTGTTAGACGAGGACGTGGAGCGCATGAATGAGCACTGGATGCCCATATATAACTTATGCCAACCTTGTGCTGTTTCTTATGATTTCATCGGGTCCTACGAGCACCTGGAAAGCGACGCGGAGTTTGTGCTCCAGCATGTTGGAGCGCCTCCTCATGTTCACTTTCCAGAAAGGCAAACGTGGTACAAGCCGGTCACCACGGAAACAATACACTATTATTTATGCAGCTTACCACAGAAGCTACTGAGAGAACTCCTGCCCAAGTACATTTTAGACTTTTCTCTATTCACATACCCTCTCCCCAACACAACCGCTGCACACTGTCGGCATTAA